The Sulfitobacter sp. SK011 genome contains the following window.
CTCCCCTTCCATGCTTGGCGGGCATCCCCGCCGGTTAAAAAGCAAACCCGTCAGTTTGCTGTCATGCGAAATGCTTCGCGTTCAATGTTCATAAACGCGGACCCGACGGCCCCCACGGATGCATAAAGCACCGATGATTTTGCGGCCTGCAGATCCGTGAAATAATGCGTGGACCATGTTCCAATATGAGCATTGAAAAACTCATTTTGTTCCTGAAGTGTCGCGACCCGGCCAAAACGACCGACGATCATGCCAGCCATCATTTCCATGAGCGACGCGATATTGTCCTCGGGTTCAAAGACGTCATCAGCACGCACCATGCCAAAGTTGGCCATCGTCGCACGCAGGTTCGCCAAGGGTTTTTCATTCAGGAACCCGGTGAGATAGTAGCTGGCATATGGCAAAAGCTCGCCACGACCCAGACCGATGAACAGCGCATTGAATTCTGAACGCACAGCCTTGGGTTTTGACACTTTCGCGACACGGGCAAGGCCCTTGATCGCCTGCCCCAAATCTGTGTCATCCCCCGTCAATGCGGCTGTCTGGTCCAGCAACATTTGATCTGGCGGTGCCGACAACATCAAACCCAGATAGTTGTAAAGATCAGCGCGCAGGCGATCCTCATCGGTGATATCTGGCAGGGCGGTCGCGACATTCATGCGGTGCGATCCTCGAATTGGAACTGCATCCGGCGCGGCGCGGGGGATGCGGGTTCATCATCATGAGCGGCTGGCTGAACGTCCGGTGTTTCGGCTTCTAAAACCTCAACTTCAACCTCCGTATCGTCAGCCACAATATCATGCTCTTCAATCTCCGCCTCAGCGGCGTGCATCTCATTTTTTTGACGCTCGACCTCGATCAGATGCGCCAACATGCCTTTGCCCACCTGATAGGTCGTCTTGATAGCACCTTGCCCGGTGCTGCCGGTCAGATAGTCATCATCGTAATCGTTCAATCCGTCCACACAGGCCAGTACCGGATTGCTGGTCCAAAGCTTGCGCAGGGCAATCTTGCGCAGATGTGCCGGTACTTCCTTAGACATGAACGCTTTGAAATCATCGCCCTGCACCAAAGTCATCGGATCAGGCAGGTTAAGTTCCTGCAAGATTTCCGCGTCAGACTTTTCCTCTAACGCCGCAGCGTCCTTCATAACCACGGCGTCAAGCGCAGCCTGCTCTTCAGCCGCCGCCTCTGCTGCGACGGCTGCACGTCTGCGCGACCATGACGAAAGAACGCCGCTCAATTGATGACCTCCCTGCGGCGTGGCGCGCGGTACACATCACTGACCTGACGAATGCGCGGATCGCCGATCCCGTCTTCGGTCTGGTCGACCGACATGTTCTTGCGGCGACGCTTCACAAACACCTCTTCTTCATAGTGCTGATCCACAAAGCTTGCGATCCAGGCGTGCAAGCCTTCGGGCATTGTCACCTTCTCAACCAGTTCTTCCGCAGAATCGCAGTAATCTTGTGCCTCATAAGGCGAGGCCGTCACAAGCGCGACTGACCAAGGCTTGTCTGCTGTGGCATCATTTGGTCGCAAGACAACATAGACCGACGGCGAACGGGCCTGCAACTCGTGTGCGTAGGCCTCTGCATCTGACACATAAAGCGTGAGCGGCAGCGTTGCGGCATGAAACTCTGTCACGCCATCTTCCGTTCTGAGAATTTTCCAATCAGCATCTGGTGCACCCGGCAAAACCGAAGACGCTTTCCAGGCGAACTTTGTCCAACGCGTTACACCCGGTGACCGCTGAACAACGACACCCAATGGAATGGTCTGTGCATTTGGATAGTTCAACTTCAAAGAAAATCCCCGGACAAGAAGCACTTATCTTCGTATAACTTAGACCTATTTGCCCAAAGTCCAAAAGCCTTTTTGTATACATTGGTATATTGCCGTTTATTGCTGCATCGCAGAATACTCAGACCCCAGGTTTCTATGCCTATTTGGGTCGCAGCCGCTCACGGCACTGTCAAGTTGTCGCAGCAATTGCTGCATATGCATATAAGTCCATAACAGAATCGCATCCAAATATCGGTTTACTGTCGGCCCGTTTCCTGAATAGCTGCGGATCGGCGAATGCTGTGCCAAATGGGGAAAACCATGTCTAAGTCATTGCTGCTATGCGACTGTCTGGGTTCGCAAAAAATCGACACCGCCGCTTTGGAAAAGGCGACAGGTCTGGCCTGTGGGGCCTGTCATAACAGCCTGTGTACGGATCAGATCGACATTGCAACGGCTGCAATCGCGTCGGGCGACGTGATTGTCGCCTGTCAGCAAGAGGCCCGTTTGTTTGCTGAAATCGCCGATGAAATCGACGCGCCCGAACCAGTGTTTGTCGACATCCGTGACCGCGCCGGCTGGTCTGATGGATCAGATGATACAACGCCCAAGATGGCCGCGCTGGTCGCTGACGCACAGCTGGCGCACCCAGCATCCAAATCGATTGATGTTGTCACCGAAGGAACCTGTCTGATCATCGGCAAGGCCGAGGTATGCCAGCCCGCCGCAGAAAAACTTGCAGACATCCTTGCTGTGACCGTTTTGCTGGCATCCGGCGATGACATTGCGCCAACGCAGGCCTTTGATACGGTTGTCGGTGCACTGCATCAGGCCACAGGGACACTGGGAAGGTTCGATATCCGGATCAACGCCTTCCAACAAAGCGTCGTTGGGGGGCGTGGAACGCCTGCACTGACCGCGCCCCGCGACGGCGCACTGTCGCAGTGTGACATAATCCTTGATCTCACAGGTGGCGTGCCGCTGTTCCCCGCCCCTGAAAAACGTGACGGCTATCTTAGGGCTGATCCAAAAAGCCAGCCTGCCGTCGCTGACGCAATATTCGCGGCAAGTCAGCTTGTTGGCACATTTGAAAAACCACTGTACGTCCGGTTGGAGCCGTCTTTGTGCGCCCACTCACGGGCGGAAAAACCGGCATGCTCAAATTGCCTGAACGTGTGTCCCACCGGTGCAATTGTTTCGGCGGGCGAACACGTCAGCATCGACCCGCTGATCTGTGCGGGTTGCGGTGCCTGTTCGGCGGTGTGCCCCTCTGGCGCGATCAGCTATGATGCGCCTTCGACCGATTTCATCTTTCGCCGGATCACGGCGCTCGCGACGGCTTATCGCGCGGCGGGCGGTCGAAATGGAACCCTGCTGGTCCACGATGATCACGGCGCTGAAATGATCAGCCTGGCCGCGCGCTATGGCCGTGGGCTGCCTGCCCATGTCATTCCGATGGAAATCAGCGCCTTATCGGGCTTTGGTCATGCGGAAATGCTGGGCGCGCTTGCCGCTGGATTTGCACGGGTCGACCTCTTGCTTGCCCCAAAGACAGAGCGCGATGCGCTTGATCCCCAACTGGAACTGGCCCTCGCAATTTCAGGTGAAAGAATTGCACTGCTCGACATCTCGGACCCTCATGCCTTGTCTGACCATCTGTTTGAAAAAGAGCCAGGGACCGCGATTGAAAAACCGGTCTTGCCAATGGGCACAAGACGGCAAATCGCGCGGCTTTCAGCCAAGGCATTGAACCCCGAAGCCCAAAGTATAGCTCTGCCAGAAGGGGCACCATATGGCGCGGTCATTGTTGACACCGATGCCTGTACCCTGTGCCTTGCTTGCGCATCGCTCTGTCCATCAGGCGCGCTTGGCGACAATCCGGACCTGCCGCAACTTCGGTTTCAGGAGGACGCCTGTCTGCAATGTGGCCTATGCGCCAACGTCTGCCCTGAAGACGCAATTACGCTGGAACCACAGTTGAACCTCACGGACATGGCGCTGAGCCAAACGATCCTGAACGAAGAAGAGCCGTTTGCCTGCATCGAATGCGGCAGTCTTTTTGGCGTCAAATCCACTGTTGAGAAGATCACCGAGAAACTTGCCGGCAAACATGCGATGTTTGCCAATCCCGAAGCGGCGCGGATGATCCAGATGTGCGATAATTGCCGGATCAACGCGCAGTACCATTCCGACAACAATCCCTTTGCAGCAGGCGAAAGACCGCGCCCGCGCACGACGGACGACTATTTGTCAAAGCGAAAGGATCACTGACTTTGCAAGGGTGCGCCCAAATCCGCGGGCTTAATCGTCGCCGCATAGGCAAGGATCGCGTCCAGGTCGTCCTGGGATATCTCGACCGGTACAATGGCTGGCGGCAGATGCGCACGGAAAGGCGGCGTAATCCCTTCGACCTGACTGAAACTCGGATGCGGGTTGAGAACGTAAAACGTGCTGAACCT
Protein-coding sequences here:
- a CDS encoding 4Fe-4S binding protein — its product is MSKSLLLCDCLGSQKIDTAALEKATGLACGACHNSLCTDQIDIATAAIASGDVIVACQQEARLFAEIADEIDAPEPVFVDIRDRAGWSDGSDDTTPKMAALVADAQLAHPASKSIDVVTEGTCLIIGKAEVCQPAAEKLADILAVTVLLASGDDIAPTQAFDTVVGALHQATGTLGRFDIRINAFQQSVVGGRGTPALTAPRDGALSQCDIILDLTGGVPLFPAPEKRDGYLRADPKSQPAVADAIFAASQLVGTFEKPLYVRLEPSLCAHSRAEKPACSNCLNVCPTGAIVSAGEHVSIDPLICAGCGACSAVCPSGAISYDAPSTDFIFRRITALATAYRAAGGRNGTLLVHDDHGAEMISLAARYGRGLPAHVIPMEISALSGFGHAEMLGALAAGFARVDLLLAPKTERDALDPQLELALAISGERIALLDISDPHALSDHLFEKEPGTAIEKPVLPMGTRRQIARLSAKALNPEAQSIALPEGAPYGAVIVDTDACTLCLACASLCPSGALGDNPDLPQLRFQEDACLQCGLCANVCPEDAITLEPQLNLTDMALSQTILNEEEPFACIECGSLFGVKSTVEKITEKLAGKHAMFANPEAARMIQMCDNCRINAQYHSDNNPFAAGERPRPRTTDDYLSKRKDH
- a CDS encoding DUF3305 domain-containing protein, translating into MKLNYPNAQTIPLGVVVQRSPGVTRWTKFAWKASSVLPGAPDADWKILRTEDGVTEFHAATLPLTLYVSDAEAYAHELQARSPSVYVVLRPNDATADKPWSVALVTASPYEAQDYCDSAEELVEKVTMPEGLHAWIASFVDQHYEEEVFVKRRRKNMSVDQTEDGIGDPRIRQVSDVYRAPRRREVIN
- a CDS encoding molecular chaperone, yielding MNVATALPDITDEDRLRADLYNYLGLMLSAPPDQMLLDQTAALTGDDTDLGQAIKGLARVAKVSKPKAVRSEFNALFIGLGRGELLPYASYYLTGFLNEKPLANLRATMANFGMVRADDVFEPEDNIASLMEMMAGMIVGRFGRVATLQEQNEFFNAHIGTWSTHYFTDLQAAKSSVLYASVGAVGSAFMNIEREAFRMTAN
- a CDS encoding DUF3306 domain-containing protein, with protein sequence MSGVLSSWSRRRAAVAAEAAAEEQAALDAVVMKDAAALEEKSDAEILQELNLPDPMTLVQGDDFKAFMSKEVPAHLRKIALRKLWTSNPVLACVDGLNDYDDDYLTGSTGQGAIKTTYQVGKGMLAHLIEVERQKNEMHAAEAEIEEHDIVADDTEVEVEVLEAETPDVQPAAHDDEPASPAPRRMQFQFEDRTA